A portion of the Gossypium arboreum isolate Shixiya-1 chromosome 8, ASM2569848v2, whole genome shotgun sequence genome contains these proteins:
- the LOC108467465 gene encoding uncharacterized protein LOC108467465 isoform X1, producing the protein MASFRSLKSAIFDREERKQQYQSHIRGLNAYDRHKKFLNDYVGFYGKEKSTDVKLPIKTDHDTLREGYRFIRSEEDDMNHSWEQKLVKRYYDKLFKEYCIADMSQYKSGKIGLRWRTEKEVISGKGQFICGNKHCNEKDGLASYEVNFSYFEAGENKQALVKVVTCERCAEKLHYKKRKEKEKEKEKEFDRKQKKDYKRKRDQSKDKDDTDEERERSREKRKGKRASSSAINHESDDGDEDFDKYLEGMFP; encoded by the exons ATGGCGTCGTTCCGGTCGCTCAAGTCTGCAATTTTCGACAGGGAAGAGAGAAAACA acagtACCAATCTCACATTCGCGGCCTCAACGCCTACGATCGCCACAAGAAGTTCTTGAACGATTATG TTGGCTTTTACGGAAAAGAAAAATCTACTGATGTGAAGTTGCCAATTAAAACAGATCATGATACCCTGAGGGAGGGATATCG CTTTATACGTTCTGAGGAAGATGATATGAATCATTCCTGGGAGCAGAAGCTGGTGAAGCGTTACTATGATAAACTTTTTAAAGA ATACTGCATAGCTGACATGTCACAATATAAGAGTGGTAAG ATTGGTTTGAGGTGGCGAACAGAGAAGGAAGTTATATCTGGTAAAG GACAGTTTATATGTGGTAATAAGCACTGCAATGAGAAAGATGGCTTAGCAAGCTATGAG GTAAACTTTTCCTATTTTGAGGCTGGAGAAAACAAGCAAGCCTTGGTGAAGGTGGTAACTTGTGAAAG ATGCGCTGAGAAGCTTCATTACAAAAAACGGAAGGAGAAGGAGAAGGAGAAGGAGAAGGAATTTGACAGAAAACAGAAAAAGGATTACAAAAGAAAAAG GGATCAGTCAAAAGACAAAGATGACACAGATGAGGAGCGTGAGAGGAGCAGAGAAAAGAGAAAAG GTAAAAGGGCATCATCTTCAGCTATCAATCATGAAAGTGACGATGGTGACGAAGACTTTGATAAGTACCTCGAGGGCATGTTTCCATGA
- the LOC108467465 gene encoding uncharacterized protein LOC108467465 isoform X2: MASFRSLKSAIFDREERKQQYQSHIRGLNAYDRHKKFLNDYVGFYGKEKSTDVKLPIKTDHDTLREGYRFIRSEEDDMNHSWEQKLVKRYYDKLFKEYCIADMSQYKSGKIGLRWRTEKEVISGQFICGNKHCNEKDGLASYEVNFSYFEAGENKQALVKVVTCERCAEKLHYKKRKEKEKEKEKEFDRKQKKDYKRKRDQSKDKDDTDEERERSREKRKGKRASSSAINHESDDGDEDFDKYLEGMFP, encoded by the exons ATGGCGTCGTTCCGGTCGCTCAAGTCTGCAATTTTCGACAGGGAAGAGAGAAAACA acagtACCAATCTCACATTCGCGGCCTCAACGCCTACGATCGCCACAAGAAGTTCTTGAACGATTATG TTGGCTTTTACGGAAAAGAAAAATCTACTGATGTGAAGTTGCCAATTAAAACAGATCATGATACCCTGAGGGAGGGATATCG CTTTATACGTTCTGAGGAAGATGATATGAATCATTCCTGGGAGCAGAAGCTGGTGAAGCGTTACTATGATAAACTTTTTAAAGA ATACTGCATAGCTGACATGTCACAATATAAGAGTGGTAAG ATTGGTTTGAGGTGGCGAACAGAGAAGGAAGTTATATCTG GACAGTTTATATGTGGTAATAAGCACTGCAATGAGAAAGATGGCTTAGCAAGCTATGAG GTAAACTTTTCCTATTTTGAGGCTGGAGAAAACAAGCAAGCCTTGGTGAAGGTGGTAACTTGTGAAAG ATGCGCTGAGAAGCTTCATTACAAAAAACGGAAGGAGAAGGAGAAGGAGAAGGAGAAGGAATTTGACAGAAAACAGAAAAAGGATTACAAAAGAAAAAG GGATCAGTCAAAAGACAAAGATGACACAGATGAGGAGCGTGAGAGGAGCAGAGAAAAGAGAAAAG GTAAAAGGGCATCATCTTCAGCTATCAATCATGAAAGTGACGATGGTGACGAAGACTTTGATAAGTACCTCGAGGGCATGTTTCCATGA
- the LOC108467465 gene encoding uncharacterized protein LOC108467465 isoform X3, giving the protein MDLCGCMPLYDQCLRSSIYYLPLVRSLQGVSFIRSEEDDMNHSWEQKLVKRYYDKLFKEYCIADMSQYKSGKIGLRWRTEKEVISGKGQFICGNKHCNEKDGLASYEVNFSYFEAGENKQALVKVVTCERCAEKLHYKKRKEKEKEKEKEFDRKQKKDYKRKRDQSKDKDDTDEERERSREKRKGKRASSSAINHESDDGDEDFDKYLEGMFP; this is encoded by the exons ATGGACTTGTGTGGCTGCATGCCACTTTATGATCAATGCTTACGGTCTTCCATCTATTATCTCCCTTTGGTGCGTTCTCTTCAAGGTGTGAG CTTTATACGTTCTGAGGAAGATGATATGAATCATTCCTGGGAGCAGAAGCTGGTGAAGCGTTACTATGATAAACTTTTTAAAGA ATACTGCATAGCTGACATGTCACAATATAAGAGTGGTAAG ATTGGTTTGAGGTGGCGAACAGAGAAGGAAGTTATATCTGGTAAAG GACAGTTTATATGTGGTAATAAGCACTGCAATGAGAAAGATGGCTTAGCAAGCTATGAG GTAAACTTTTCCTATTTTGAGGCTGGAGAAAACAAGCAAGCCTTGGTGAAGGTGGTAACTTGTGAAAG ATGCGCTGAGAAGCTTCATTACAAAAAACGGAAGGAGAAGGAGAAGGAGAAGGAGAAGGAATTTGACAGAAAACAGAAAAAGGATTACAAAAGAAAAAG GGATCAGTCAAAAGACAAAGATGACACAGATGAGGAGCGTGAGAGGAGCAGAGAAAAGAGAAAAG GTAAAAGGGCATCATCTTCAGCTATCAATCATGAAAGTGACGATGGTGACGAAGACTTTGATAAGTACCTCGAGGGCATGTTTCCATGA
- the LOC108467494 gene encoding nuclear transcription factor Y subunit A-4-like has translation MPAKPGNDDQQIDHGAQSVLQSTAYSEPWWKGVGTNPFVEAASKSPSVEQLNGSVANGAVHSQAHGDLGNEDGRNGEDRQHLKHVPSTTPLTLGEHHEPNSQMELVGHSIVLTSYPYSDPQYGGMLTSYGPQMMVSPHLYGMHHARMPLPLQMEEEPVYVNAKQYHGILRRRQIRAKAELEKKAIKVRKPYLHESRHLHAMRRARGCGGRFLNTKKQGDDVTSPTSQKGMNSDENISTKSSILSGSECVSATGAGNMNSFYGQQEGNCARDIMQGNGAQHGAPSIK, from the exons ATGCCAGCAAAACCAGGGAATGATGATCAGCAGATAGACCATGGGGCTCAAAGTGTGTTGCAGTCAACTGCCTACTCTGAACCCTGGTGGAAAGGAGTTGGGACTAACCCCTTTGTTGAAGCTGCCTCGAAGTCGCCTTCTGTAGAACAACTAAATGGTTCAGTGGCAAATGGAGCTGTGCATTCACAGGCTCATGGGGACTTGGGCAATGAAG ATGGGAGAAACGGAGAAGATCGCCAACATCTCAAACACGTTCCTTCCACAACACCCCTTACTTTGGGTGAACACCATGAACCAAATTCCCAAATGGAACTAGTTGGTCACTCGATT GTCTTGACATCATATCCTTATTCAGATCCTCAGTATGGTGGAATGCTGACTTCATATGGGCCACAAATGATG GTGTCACCACATCTATATGGAATGCATCATGCTAGAATGCCTTTGCCTCTTCAAATGGAAGAGGAGCCTGTTTATGTAAATGCAAAGCAATATCATGGCATTTTGAGGCGAAGACAGATACGTGCTAAGGCTGAGCTTGAAAAGAAAGCCATTAAAGTTAGAAAG CCATACCTTCATGAGTCCCGGCATCTACATGCTATGAGAAGGGCTAGGGGTTGTGGAGGTCGTTTTCTTAATACAAAGAAGCAGGGTGATGATGTTACCAGCCCCACTTCACAAAAGGGCATGAATTCAGATGAAAACATTTCAACCAAATCATCTATCTTGTCTGGGTCTGAGTGTGTATCCGCAACTGGTGCTGGAAACATGAACTCCTTCTATGGTCAGCAAGAAGGAAATTGTGCAAGGGATATCATGCAAGGGAACGGGGCGCAACATGGGGCCCcttcaattaaatga